The following proteins come from a genomic window of Larimichthys crocea isolate SSNF chromosome III, L_crocea_2.0, whole genome shotgun sequence:
- the nkx6.3 gene encoding homeobox protein Nkx-6.3, whose product MDPNIQGSFLFNNSLNQFPSDLKAPVCQYSVPNSFYKLNPALNSQLQAGTPHGISDILSRSMMGMGSTGTTTLLSGYSTMGGFGPSVTGSSMYYNRDYNSNLGGFSKPGAECPMKGRSVSCWAESGCDWRGGRQQCTNSSGPLGEMSGRKKHTRPTFSGHQIFALEKTFEQTKYLAGPERARLAYSLGMTESQVKVWFQNRRTKWRKKSASEPTSTQTSHAGQSGEASENEVEDEEYNKPLDPDSDDDKIRLLLRKHRRAFSVLRLGPHHV is encoded by the exons ATGGATCCAAACATCCAGGGGTCTTTCCTGTTCAACAACAGCCTGAACCAGTTCCCCTCGGACCTCAAGGCACCAGTGTGCCAGTACTCAGTGCCCAACTCTTTCTACAAGCTCAACCCGGCCCTCAACAGCCAGCTGCAGGCGGGGACTCCTCACGGCATCAGCGACATCCTAAGCCGCTCCATGATGGGGATGGGATCCACGGGCACCACCACCCTGCTGTCCGGATACTCCACCATGGGAGGGTTCGGGCCCTCCGTCACCGGTTCGTCCATGTACTACAACCGAGACTACAACTCCAACCTGGGCGGCTTCTCCAAGCCCGGCGCTGAGTGCCCCATGAAGGGTCGCAGTGTGAGCTGCTGGGCGGAGAGCGGATGTgactggagaggagggaggcagcagTGCACCAACA gcAGCGGTCCTCTCGGAGAGatgtcaggaaggaagaaacacACCAGACCAACGTTTAGTGGACACCAGATATTCGCTCTGGAGAAAACGTTCGAGCAGACAAAATACTTGGCCGGGCCCGAGAGAGCAAGACTGGCTTATTCTCTGGGCATGACCGAATCACAGGTCAAG GTGTGGTTTCAGAACCGACGCACcaagtggaggaagaagagcgcATCCGAGCCGACCTCCACGCAGACCAGCCACGCGGGGCAGAGCGGGGAGGCCTCGGAGAACGaggtggaggacgaggagtacAACAAGCCTCTGGATCCGGACTCTGACGACGACAAGATCCGACTGCTGCTGCGCAAACACCGCAGGGCTTTCTCCGTGCTGCGCCTCGGGCCACACCATGTctga
- the inpp5l gene encoding inositol polyphosphate-5-phosphatase A, whose translation METIGDVLLVTANLGSLFDQMDKIQNGWLQELYKTIRSYKPKFIALHFQEVGGKDYTDNMCHAKDFFENIESSEEMKDFDRVCTYVDNQFQAEDSFTALGSIYFIHKTLKNIYQYDFNVKDFKAVSGQKKHMGSLDGVSTVEKEKFPKNFWPDFKWSRKGFMRTRWIIHNQGLDLVNVHLFHDASNLIACNSSPSIYSANRKNALRYVISRISDSCYTPMPFFLFGDFNFRLDTQSLVQHLSTSADVQTVKKDSSNEVQKIICEEKDNDHQVLLHIEEKLFTYLHQAVFREDSGKALLKYDKEAAAFHDVIREEDITFPPSYPYSEDDTKPTQYMNTRCPAWCDRILMSHTAQEIIQKREDGEKNVVYNTMGPNICMGDHKPVFLFFSLKTNDH comes from the exons ATGGAAACGATCGGTGACGTGCTGCTCGTCACCGCCAACCTCGGCTCACTGTTTGACCAG ATGGATAAAATTCAAAACGGATGGTTACAAGAGTTGTATAAG ACCATCCGCAGCTACAAGCCCAAGTTCATCGCCCTGCACTTCCAGGAGGTGGGAGGGAAGGACTACACGGACAACATGTGCCACGCTAAAGACTTCTTCGA AAATATTGAGTCCAGTGAGGAAATGAAAGACTTTGACAGGGTCTGCACCTACGTGGACAACCAGTTCCAAGCAGAAGACAGCTTCACG GCGTTGGGGAGCATCTACTTCATCCACAAGACACTGAAAAACATCTATCAGTATGATTTTAACG TTAAAGATTTTAAAGCAGTGTCAGGACAGAAGAAGCACATGGGCTCTCTGGACGGGGTCAGCacagtggagaaagaaaaattcCCAAAGAATTTCTGGCCCGAT TTCAAGTGGTCCAGAAAGGGCTTCATGAGGACCCGCTGGATCATACACAACCA AGGTCTGGACCTGGTCAATGTTCACCTGTTCCACGATGCCTCCAACCTCATTGCCTGCAACTCCAGTCCTTCCATTTACTCAGCCAACCGCAAAAATGCTCTCAGATATGTCATCAGCAG GATATCAGACAGCTGCTACACTCCTATGCCTTTCTTCCTGTTTGGGGACTTTAACTTCCGTCTGGACACGCAAAGTCTGGTCCAG CATCTGTCCACGTCAGCCGATGTGCAGACAGTGAAGAAGGACAGCAGTAACGAAGTGCAGAAGATCATCTGCGAAGAAAAAGACAACGACCACCAG GTGCTGCTCCACATCGAGGAGAAGCTGTTTACTTACCTGCACCAGGCGGTTTTCAGGGAGGACAGCGGCAAGGCG CTTCTGAAATACGACAAAGAAGCCGCAGCCTTTCATGATGTTATTAGAGAAGAAGACATCACATTTCCACCCAG CTACCCCTACAGTGAAGACGACACTAAACCGACCCAGTACATGAACACTCGCTGCCCCGCCTGGTGTGATCGGATCCTCATGTCACACACTGCCCAAGAAATCATCCAGAAG AGAGAGGACGGTGAGAAGAACGTTGTTTACAACACAATGGGTCCTAACATCTGTATGGGCGACCATAAG CCggtgttcttgttcttctcgcTGAAGACAAATGACCATTGA